A stretch of the Schistocerca serialis cubense isolate TAMUIC-IGC-003099 chromosome 2, iqSchSeri2.2, whole genome shotgun sequence genome encodes the following:
- the LOC126457831 gene encoding opsin-1 — MASASLISEPSFSAYWGGSGGFANQTVVDKVPPEMLYLVDPHWYQFPPMNPLWHGLLGFVIGVLGVISVIGNGMVIYIFSTTKSLRTPSNLLVVNLAFSDFLMMFTMSPPMVINCYYETWVLGPFMCELYALFGSLFGCGSIWTMTMIALDRYNVIVKGLSAKPMTNKTAMLRILFIWAFSVAWTIMPLFGWNRYVPEGNMTACGTDYLTKDWVSRSYILVYSFFVYFLPLGTIIYSYFFILQAVSAHEKQMREQAKKMNVASLRSAEASQTSAECKLAKVALMTISLWFFAWTPYLIINFTGIFETMKISPLLTIWGSLFAKANAVYNPIVYGISHPKYRAALEKKFPSLACASSSGDNTSVASGATTVSDEKSEKSASA; from the exons ATGG CATCCGCATCTCTTATTTCCGAGCCAAGCTTCAGTGCTTACTGGGGAGGTAGCGGAGGTTTTGCCAACCAGACTGTGGTGGACAAGGTGCCGCCAGAAATGCTGTACCTTGTGGACCCTCACTG GTACCAGTTCCCTCCCATGAACCCATTGTGGCATGGCCTTCTTGGCTTTGTTATTGGAGTCTTGGGTGTAATTTCCGTGATTGGAAATGGCATGGTGATCTACATCTTCTCCACTACCAAGAGCCTTAGAACTCCTTCAAACCTTTTAGTTGTCAACTTGGCCTTCTCCGACTTCCTCATGATGTTCACCATGTCGCCACCCATGGTCATCAACTGCTACTATGAGACCTGGGTTCTGG GGCCATTCATGTGTGAACTGTATGCCTTATTTGGCTCTCTCTTCGGATGTGGCTCCATCTGGACCATGACCATGATTGCCCTTGATAGGTACAATGTCATTGTCAAG GGGTTGTCAGCTAAGCCAATGACAAACAAGACTGCAATGCTCAGGATTCTCTTCATCTGGGCTTTCTCTGTGGCATGGACCATCATGCCTCTCTTTGGCTGGAACAG GTATGTCCCTGAGGGAAATATGACTGCCTGTGGAACTGATTACCTCACAAAGGACTGGGTTAGCCGCAGCTACATTCTTGTCTACTCTTTCTTTGTGTACTTCTTGCCTCTTGGAACCATCATTTACTCCTACTTCTTCATTCTCCAG GCTGTGTCTGCCCatgaaaaacaaatgagggaacagGCCAAGAAGATGAATGTTGCCTCTCTCAGATCAGCTGAGGCCAGCCAGACAAGTGCAGAATGCAAACTGGCCAAG GTTGCCCTTATGACCATCTCTCTGTGGTTCTTTGCTTGGACTCCATACCTCATCATTAACTTCACTGGTATCTTTGAGACAATGAAGATCAGTCCTCTGCTTACTATCTGGGGCTCTTTGTTTGCCAAGGCTAATGCTGTCTACAACCCTATTGTCTATGGCATCAG CCATCCCAAGTACCGTGCTGCCTTGGAGAAGAAATTCCCAAGCCTGGCCTGTGCAAGCTCTTCAGGCGACAATACATCTGTTGCCTCTGGAGCAACTACTGTCAGTGATGAGAAGTCAGAGAAGTCAGCATCTGCGTAA